In a genomic window of Sulfurisphaera tokodaii str. 7:
- the lysW/argW gene encoding alpha-aminoadipate/glutamate carrier protein LysW, translating to MVVLKCPVCNGDVNVPDDALPGEIVEHECGAQLEVYNDHGRLALRLAEQVGEDWGE from the coding sequence ATGGTAGTCCTAAAGTGCCCAGTATGTAATGGAGATGTAAATGTTCCAGATGATGCATTACCTGGAGAAATAGTTGAGCATGAATGTGGAGCCCAATTAGAAGTATATAATGATCATGGAAGACTCGCACTAAGATTAGCCGAGCAAGTAGGAGAGGACTGGGGAGAGTGA